The proteins below come from a single Gordonia pseudamarae genomic window:
- a CDS encoding acyltransferase family protein — MTDTADRNPDPVADRPHKTGAPPVVDVRGTRLPSLTGMRWWAALAVFVLHTVVFLPVYPFYGSDTYWSIAKAIPMQVGAAGVTFFFVLSGFIMLWTRRSGDTPRAFIGRRAKKIYPTHLVAVAVLLVVLPVPLSKLVTWVPTTLLVQTWWPDWTSLGGLNIPAWSLASEILFYATFPFLVPFIEKIADRLVPAAIAVVFALIVVLHTCYYLFADGYKGTGNMYGARMVVEADGTLPTVTPEYGYNADPAFFAHDYLGYSDHGYWLSYYFPLSRLPEFFLGVLVARLVISGRWRNTRLWWPLLSLAVAFAATWWVPSNYAMSVLILLPTAAVIATACLRDVTGRRGINATGPMVWLGDVSYAFYLLQYPAMVVVLKYLLAGHAIGFVGWLGAVALCFVLALAAAGLVYEFVDKPITRRKNRATLHPESNT, encoded by the coding sequence GTGACGGACACGGCCGACCGCAACCCGGACCCGGTAGCCGATCGCCCGCACAAGACCGGCGCTCCCCCCGTCGTTGACGTGCGTGGCACGCGGCTGCCCTCGCTGACCGGTATGCGGTGGTGGGCAGCGCTGGCGGTGTTCGTGCTGCACACGGTCGTGTTCCTGCCGGTGTATCCATTCTACGGCAGCGACACCTACTGGAGCATCGCCAAGGCGATACCCATGCAGGTGGGCGCGGCGGGCGTGACGTTCTTCTTCGTCCTCAGCGGGTTCATCATGCTGTGGACCCGCCGGTCCGGCGACACGCCGCGTGCCTTCATCGGGCGCCGGGCGAAGAAGATCTATCCGACGCACCTGGTGGCCGTCGCGGTGCTGCTGGTGGTGCTGCCGGTGCCGTTGAGCAAGCTGGTCACCTGGGTGCCCACCACCCTGCTGGTACAGACCTGGTGGCCCGACTGGACGTCGTTGGGCGGTCTGAACATCCCGGCGTGGTCGCTGGCCTCGGAGATCCTGTTCTACGCGACGTTCCCGTTTCTGGTGCCGTTCATCGAGAAGATCGCCGACCGGTTGGTACCCGCGGCGATCGCGGTGGTGTTCGCGCTGATCGTGGTGCTGCACACCTGCTACTACCTGTTCGCCGACGGCTACAAGGGCACGGGCAACATGTACGGCGCCCGGATGGTCGTGGAGGCCGACGGCACGTTGCCGACGGTCACCCCCGAATACGGGTACAACGCCGATCCGGCGTTCTTCGCCCACGACTACCTCGGCTACAGCGACCACGGGTACTGGCTGAGTTACTACTTTCCGCTGTCGCGGCTGCCCGAGTTCTTCCTGGGGGTCCTCGTGGCGCGGTTGGTGATCAGCGGGCGCTGGCGCAACACCCGGCTGTGGTGGCCGCTGCTGTCGCTGGCGGTGGCGTTCGCGGCAACATGGTGGGTGCCGTCCAACTACGCGATGAGCGTGCTGATCCTGCTGCCGACCGCCGCCGTCATCGCCACCGCCTGCCTGCGCGATGTGACCGGTCGCCGGGGGATCAACGCAACCGGCCCGATGGTCTGGCTGGGCGACGTGTCGTACGCTTTCTACCTGCTGCAGTATCCGGCTATGGTCGTCGTGCTCAAATACCTGCTGGCAGGTCACGCCATCGGTTTCGTGGGCTGGCTCGGCGCGGTCGCGTTGTGCTTCGTGCTCGCCCTCGCCGCGGCCGGACTCGTATACGAATTCGTCGACAAACCCATCACCCGGCGAAAGAACCGGGCGACCCTTCATCCAGAAAGCAACACATGA
- a CDS encoding aminotransferase class V-fold PLP-dependent enzyme has product MTAVLSNSVFRPVDPAAVGGAFLPPLADVVGADERVSLLDGSSVLYANFDYAASAPALRAVADGLLAALPQYASVHRGAGALSQITTHRYEQARETIRRFVRARADDHVVFTRNTTDSINLLAHCLGERGGDVVVLDIEHHANLLPWQRLPGTRLVTACATIEETLAALEDELAATPAALLAITAASNVTGEVLPVTRLASIAHRHGARILIDGAQLVAHQPVSVVSHGIDYLVFSGHKLYAPFGSGVLVGRGDWLDEASPYLAGGGASAEVASGGRAQWHTGPARHEAGSPNVLGAVSIADACTALSDIGFDAIGHHGHALRERLDAGLSVLDGVRPLRIFTDSAGRVGIAGFAVDGFSARTVACYLSDHHGIGVRDGRFCAHPLLTRLGYPAGAVRASFGLGTGVDDVDRLLNALSELVSRRGTIERK; this is encoded by the coding sequence ATGACCGCTGTCCTGTCCAATTCCGTTTTCCGGCCCGTCGACCCGGCCGCCGTCGGCGGTGCCTTCCTCCCGCCGCTCGCGGATGTGGTCGGTGCCGACGAACGGGTGTCGCTGCTCGACGGATCGTCGGTGCTGTACGCCAACTTCGACTACGCGGCCAGTGCCCCGGCGTTGCGGGCCGTCGCCGACGGACTGCTGGCCGCCCTGCCGCAGTACGCGAGCGTGCACCGTGGCGCCGGCGCGCTGTCACAGATCACCACCCACCGCTACGAACAGGCCCGCGAAACCATCCGCCGGTTCGTCCGGGCCCGCGCCGACGACCACGTCGTGTTCACCCGCAACACCACCGACTCGATCAACCTGCTGGCCCACTGCCTCGGAGAGCGCGGCGGTGACGTGGTGGTCCTCGACATCGAGCATCACGCCAACCTGCTTCCGTGGCAGCGTCTTCCCGGTACCCGGCTGGTCACCGCCTGCGCGACCATCGAGGAGACGCTTGCCGCCCTGGAGGACGAGCTCGCGGCCACACCGGCGGCGCTGCTGGCGATCACCGCCGCCTCGAACGTCACCGGCGAGGTGCTGCCGGTCACGAGGCTGGCCTCGATCGCCCACCGGCACGGTGCCCGGATTCTCATCGACGGGGCACAACTGGTTGCGCACCAGCCGGTTTCGGTGGTCAGCCACGGTATCGACTATCTGGTGTTCTCCGGTCACAAGCTGTATGCGCCGTTCGGTTCCGGCGTGCTGGTGGGGCGCGGCGACTGGCTCGACGAGGCCTCGCCGTATCTGGCAGGCGGCGGCGCGAGCGCCGAGGTCGCCTCCGGCGGCCGGGCGCAGTGGCACACCGGACCGGCCCGGCACGAGGCGGGCTCGCCCAACGTGCTGGGCGCGGTGTCCATCGCGGATGCCTGCACCGCGTTGTCCGACATCGGTTTCGATGCGATCGGGCATCACGGGCACGCACTGCGTGAGCGGCTCGACGCCGGACTGTCGGTCCTCGACGGGGTGCGTCCGCTGCGGATCTTCACCGACTCGGCCGGCCGCGTCGGCATCGCGGGATTCGCCGTCGACGGCTTTTCGGCGCGCACGGTCGCCTGCTATCTGAGCGATCACCACGGTATCGGGGTGCGCGACGGCCGGTTCTGCGCGCACCCGCTGCTGACCCGGCTGGGCTATCCGGCCGGGGCGGTGCGGGCGAGTTTCGGTCTCGGCACCGGTGTCGATGACGTCGATCGCCTACTGAATGCATTGTCGGAGTTGGTGTCCCGTCGTGGCACCATCGAGCGGAAGTGA
- the alc gene encoding allantoicase, whose translation MPDLALRNLGGAVVWTNDDLFAEVQNLLNAPPAEYRPATFGHKGQVYDGWETRRRREPGVDQAIVRLGTPGVVYGVVVDTSWFKGNYPPFISVDAIAVEGIVSGAELAASEDWVTVVEKSAVDGDTRNPFRVDAKERFTHVRLTMHPDGGVARFRVHGRGVPDPKFFRYGHFDLAALENGGLVTACSNMYYSSPNNLLMPGRARTMGEGWETSRRRDSGNDWVQVRLAGRSHAGLVELDTSYFLGNAPGAATVRGRDGEDGEWFEVLPRTTLQPDTRHRFVIDLDRPMTEARLDIYPDGGMARFRLYGTLTDDAEAALTERWERGEA comes from the coding sequence ATGCCGGACCTGGCGCTACGAAATCTCGGAGGCGCGGTGGTGTGGACCAACGACGACCTGTTCGCCGAGGTCCAGAATCTGCTCAACGCCCCGCCGGCCGAATACCGGCCGGCCACCTTCGGGCACAAGGGTCAGGTGTACGACGGCTGGGAGACCCGCCGCCGGCGCGAACCGGGCGTCGACCAGGCGATCGTGCGGCTCGGCACTCCCGGTGTGGTGTACGGCGTGGTGGTCGACACCTCCTGGTTCAAGGGCAACTATCCACCGTTCATCTCCGTCGACGCCATCGCCGTCGAAGGAATCGTGTCGGGGGCCGAACTCGCCGCGAGCGAGGACTGGGTGACCGTCGTCGAGAAGTCGGCCGTCGACGGCGACACCCGCAACCCGTTCCGGGTGGACGCCAAGGAACGGTTCACACATGTGCGGCTCACCATGCATCCCGACGGCGGCGTGGCCCGGTTCCGCGTGCACGGGCGCGGTGTACCCGACCCGAAGTTCTTCCGCTACGGACACTTCGACCTGGCTGCTCTGGAGAACGGCGGCCTGGTCACCGCCTGTTCCAACATGTACTACAGTTCCCCCAACAATCTGCTGATGCCCGGTCGCGCCCGCACCATGGGTGAGGGGTGGGAGACCTCGCGGCGCCGCGACTCCGGCAACGACTGGGTGCAGGTACGCCTGGCCGGCCGCAGTCACGCCGGCCTCGTCGAACTGGACACGAGCTATTTTCTCGGCAACGCGCCCGGGGCCGCGACGGTCCGGGGCCGGGACGGCGAGGACGGCGAGTGGTTTGAGGTGTTGCCCCGCACCACGCTCCAGCCCGACACCCGGCACCGGTTCGTCATAGACCTCGACCGGCCGATGACCGAGGCCCGGCTGGATATCTATCCCGACGGCGGCATGGCCCGGTTCCGGTTGTACGGCACCCTCACCGACGATGCCGAGGCCGCGCTCACCGAACGGTGGGAACGCGGCGAGGCCTGA